A DNA window from Choristoneura fumiferana chromosome 2, NRCan_CFum_1, whole genome shotgun sequence contains the following coding sequences:
- the LOC141445391 gene encoding uncharacterized protein encodes MPSERKLIKILKECAASLEKGHNRHRRRRRRSRSRSRSRPRGGRSRSRSPVRREPSPPPESPPRIETEQKEDESDKVEDAVMVNPFSEALGDDYIETTKYDKSIHEDISRRWTHIIVNGLSKEQRDNITKKYKIPGNCTILEAPAINIEIKNVLGDSSKLRDKSIEIGQAQLGLATGIIGKAMTQLMENEELNKTHLISLLSDASKLLNDLNFHQTKTRKKLIIPSLDKNFIQTIEKSNRNAFLFAVNGPHKEDCHSEHKNYKVGKPQWSATSAEGQGDDAWRTEDTGVPVYPVVPSSQPAETIFFEPEPAPPSEASTEAPQCSIPALTNQNSTPAELIAFPGSRNLLRQAFRLRNLPEGSLDITIASLAASTLKQYNTTYTKWWAFCRQYKLDVYKASIPQILQFLTYRFEENASYSTLNTDRSALALLMEGSIGTDDRIARFIKGVYRLRPPIPKYVSMWDPSRVLRLLTNWPENSFLSLEKVTKKLSILLALASAQRVQTLSAIKINNINEYESKILINITDVIKTSVSTKSQPTINLPFFESNPQICPARALKAYLNKTKLIRNNEPYLWITFKKPHRRASSQSISRWIKCVMSESGIDTSTFSSHSTRHAASSIAKKRGVQWDIIRKAAGWTKNSNTFAKFYDVPIIDDSSSQGSFAMAVLGNN; translated from the exons aTGCCCAGTGAAcgaaaacttattaaaatattaaaagaatgTGCGGCGTCCCTCGAGAAGGGTCACAATCGCCATCGGCGTCGGCGCAGACGCAGTCGGAGCCGGAGCCGGAGCCGGCCACGCGGCGGCAGATCCCGGAGTCGTAGCCCCGTGCGACGTGAGCCCTCGCCGCCACCGGAGTCGCCTCCCCGGATTGAGACAGAACAGAAAGAAGACGAGAGTGACAAAGTAGAAG ATGCGGTAATGGTTAACCCATTCAGTGAAGCCCTCGGGGACGACTACATAGAAACAACCAAGTATGACAAAAGCATTCACGAGGATATATCCCGCAGATGGACACACATAATAGTCAATGGATTGTCAAAGGAACAAAGAGATAACATTACAAAGAAATACAAGATTCCAGGAAACTGCACAATATTGGAAGCACCGGCAAtcaacattgaaataaaaaatgtactcgGTGACAGCTCTAAACTAAGGGACAAGAGTATCGAGATAGGCCAAGCTCAGTTGGGCCTGGCAACTGGTATTATTGGAAAGGCAATGACACAGCTTATGGAAAATGAAGAACTAAACAAAACACACCTCATAAGCTTGCTCAGTGACGCTTCCAAATTACTAAATGACCTAAATTTTCATCAAACTAAAACTAGGAAAAAGTTAATAATTCCTTCTTTggataaaaactttattcaaacAATTGAAAAGTCAAATAGAAATGCTTTTTTGTTTG CAGTCAATGGCCCACATAAAGAAGACTGTCACTCCGAGCACAAAAACTACAAAGTCGGGAAACCGCAATGGTCCGCCACTTCGGCCGAAGGGCAAGGGGATGACGCGTGGCGGACCGAAGACACAGGAGTTCCAGTCTACCCAGTCGTTCCATCCAGTCAACCAGCAGAAACGATATTCTTCGAACCAGAACCAGCGCCGCCCAGCGAAGCCAGCACAGAGGCCCCGCAGTGCAGCATACCGGCGCTAACTAACCAG AACTCCACACCCGCTGAGCTCATCGCTTTCCCTGGCAGCCGCAATCTTCTGCGGCAAGCATTCCGACTCAGAAATTTGCCAGAAGGATCATTAGACATAACTATAGCCTCTCTAGCGGCAAGTACACTTAAACAATATAACACTACATATACTAAATGGTGGGCCTTTTGCAGACAGTACAAACTAGACGTGTACAAAGCATCAATACCTCAAATTCTACAATTCTTAACATACAGATTTGAGGAAAACGCCAGCTATAGCACTCTTAATACGGACAGGTCGGCACTAGCATTATTAATGGAAGGTAGTATAGGCACGGATGATAGGATCGCAAGATTTATTAAGGGAGTGTACAGACTACGACCACCAATCCCAAAATATGTGAGTATGTGGGACCCTTCAAGAGTGCTGCGCTTATTAACAAACTGGccagaaaatagttttttaagctTGGAAAAAGTCACCAAAAAACTGTCGATTCTTTTAGCTTTAGCTTCAGCTCAGCGGGTTCAAACATTGTCTgccataaaaattaataatattaacgaATATGAGTcaaaaattttaatcaatatcACAGATGTAATAAAAACCTCAGTTAGTACTAAATCTCAACCCACCATTAACCTGCCATTTTTTGAAAGTAACCCTCAAATTTGTCCAGCCAGAGCTCTTAaagcatatttaaataaaacaaaattaataagaaataatgaaCCTTACCTTtggattacatttaaaaaaccccACAGAAGAGCATCAAGTCAAAGCATCAGTCGATGGATAAAATGTGTTATGTCAGAGAGTGGAATTGACACCTCCACATTCAGCTCACATAGCACAAGACATGCTGCTTCTTCAATCGCAAAAAAGCGCGGTGTTCAGTGGGACATTATTAGGAAAGCGGCTGGATggacaaaaaattcaaatacattcgcaaaattttatgatgtaCCAATTATTGACGATAGCTCATCACAAGGGAGCTTTGCTATGGCAGTACTAGGAAATAATTAA